GGCCTGGTAGGAAAGCGAACTAAAAACAGCGTGTTACGTGTCAGGTTAATTTAAGTTTGATGTGTAAGGAGCCAAAACAGGGCAGATTTACACAAAACTAGCAACGGCAAGCACAAATTGTGGCAGCGGTAGCTCGTAGTGGCACTTTTGGGGTCAACAGAAACTGTGAAGACAGAAGCTGCCACACAGTTTAAAGGCAGGTGGCTTTGTTGCAAACACTTTAAAGGCAGGTGCCTTTGATGTCACACTGTTGCCCTCTGATTGGCCGACTACACTTTGAGTAAACACAAATGGCGATGACCACAGCTGACGGTCACGTTATGtcatgttatgttatgtttggATACAGCTGTAGAAGACCAGGGACATATTCGTAATCGGTTACAACACAATTGTTTCAGAATGATAAGTTACACTGTCCTCATGTCAAGTTTTAGCAGGACAGTCGGTCAATGTAGGAGTAACTGGTGGCTGGTGGCTTATGTTGTGAGCATATTAGCATCCTAACATAAGCATCaagtttgtatattgttccacctactggtctccttgatgcatcaagtctacattcaaatcttttgcataagacatcagctgcttcaccagtttccagaaaacttccattaCACTTCTTAATCACAAAGATGTTCTCTTCTATTAGCTAACCTCTCTTCATACCTACATGTGTCCCTGGGTAGATAACCAGGAAGTACTTTTAGTGATCATGAAATATGTGCgatgtataaaatatttacacCCTTCATTTTTGGTGTGTATTCAAACATTTGTAATAAGTTAAGACAGAATTTTATTTTGCTTGCTCCAAAGAATAGGTAGCAAGTTTGCTGCTGCGCTGCTGTGATTGGTTAGGTTCAGATGTTGACAAACTTGACAGGTCTATCATCTTTTACTGACAGCTGATAGGCCTAtcttattattatgttttggAGGAGGTGGGACATCTATGCCTTCGATTGAATTGAAGTGAAACCAAGCAACACtcattaaaatacaacacacacggGCTGAATTAATCTTTGAGACTTGCTATTTGGATCTGGAAAAGTAACATCTAATTGGTGAAATCGTGTAAGAAAAATTAATTGTGTTAGAATGACATATGGttcattttaacacacacacttttaagcAATCAGTTTAGCATTCAGTGTTTAGGCCTTGTGGTCCTAAATCTCATATCCTGCTCCATGCATGATACACCTAGCCTACTTAGTCTATATTGGTTCTGTCTTGTGCATATTAgtgctttaaaataaatttactCAAAATGTATACAATTGTGAGCTACCTGTACTTGagtatatataattattttgtgATATAGCCTACTTTACCATCCACTATATTATTTATAGAAAGCACAATAGGCCTCTCACCCATTTGTCACCAGGGATCGGCTCCAGCCCCCCCACTCAgaggataagcggtatagatcaTGGATGGACAATAGTATATCTGCAAGTTTACATTAGTCGCTGAATGTGCAATACAATATACACACAATAAACCTGAACATAAAGTATAAATGTAcagtcttttaaaaaacaatgacaataaagctaTTTTGACCTGCAAacaaggcttttattgtgagtTTGATTGTGAATGAGGGAATGGGCTCCACACATGACAAAGATCTTACATTGTCTCCTGATCTTGAGACACTGCCTTGAGAAAGACCCCTCtgccaaaatgtatttttaagatGATAATGATAACTGATCCACAGCACAAGATTGGACATCCCAACACGGAAAAAACCACAATGTTCAGAGAGGGGTCTGATCACTCATCTTTGCTAAAGAGCAAGTTAATTTGGTCGTATGTAATGGAGCTCGTGCCAAATACAGTATGAGCTGTGGGGCCCTGTTGAATCCTGTTCTTGCCCCGCCTATGTTCCCTGTGTACGGTATGTACCCTGGTTCATACACAGGGTCATGAAGTTCACTTCACTGTGTGTCAGACTACATCCAACCATTAACTGTGCATGTctcatattcacattttattttctatgtcacATTCCTACCTAACTCATTACATTGTCTTTAAATGCAAACAGCTACTGCAACTTTGCACACTTGTCTCTTGTTCATAGTTTGTCATTTCAtgtattttgtctgtttataGGGTTATTATATGTTCTATACATATTTAGTACTTTATTGCGTATCATTTACTAAGGGAGTATGCACAGTTTTTAGgacattttatgtttattacattttattttgagctATTTTAATTAATCGTATCTGTTTTACTGCTACTACTCTCTGtgcatctatccatctatctacctatctatctatctatctatctatctatctatctatctatctatctatctatctacctatctatctatctatctatctatctacctatctatccattcatctatctatTTACCAAGGATTATTATTGTGGAGAAAAAATCGTATTAATCAGAAATTAATAATTGAGTCAACTCAGCTTAACGAgctattataaatattatatatattaatattattcttTTTAGCAACACCCTCGTCAGTGcgtctcttttttgttttttgtttactgCCAATCCACTGATCCACACTCCAGTCCAGAAGGTGGCGGTAAAGCGCCTTTAAGCTGGTTTGCCAACTGCCGACAAacactacaactactactactacaagaagaagaagaagaagaagctctcCCTCCAGAAGCAGCTGAGACCGTTCGGAGAAGATGGCGGAGTCGCTGTCGACTggtccaggagaggagaaggaggacagGGAGCGGGACGGTAGGGCTGCCGCGGCCGAGAAGAGCACGACAACCGACGGGTCCGCGGAGACGCGTGGGTCCCGCGATGAAAATGGCGGCAGCGCGGGCAAGAGACGGAACCTGTCAGGTGAGAGGGAGCTAGCATCGCCTCCACCGCACTGAGTGTGtgcggggtgggggggggcagcgcTAAGCTAGCTGGCGGAGCGACTGTTTGTTTTACTGGAGTCTCGCAGCCAGCAGCCGGGCTCAGGTCACGGTGCTGCGGTGTGTGACAGCTCATCTGTCAGGTTCACGTTGCGCCAGCGGAGAAATGTCACCGCAGCTGCTCACGTTGCCAGACTCGCCTGACTTGAGAAGTTGCCCATTTGAAAGAAACCACGATCaaacctgtgtttgtttacgtTTTTCAGGGGGATTGAAACCCCCCGAATTAGCTGTTAGCAGTCCCTGGTTGCTATGTTACATTGAGTGTGCCTTCAGCTGTCAGCTCATTACTGAGAGCCTGAAGTCAAAGTTAAAAAGAGTTGATCGTGAGGCAGGTTCTGCAGTTATGAGGTGCATCCTTTGCATTTAATTTTTACCAAACATGGGAGGCAATTAGATCTGCAAAGGGGAAATCAACAGTATGTCTGTAATGTTCGTGTGTTTCGTTTGCCTGAGTTAGGATCACGATGTTTGACACGAATCGTTGCAATTGTGCGTTTTAAGGTAGTTTTAGCACAATTTAACAAACTACTTTTTTTGCTGCTGCTACAACTTTTGATCACACTCAGTTTTGTGTCGTGCACCTGCCCCCCTCACTCCGTATAGTATCATGTCTCCACCCAATCTGGCAACACTTGCTCCTGCTCTGTGGATGTAGACACCACCACAGATCCTGTCAGACACTGAGCTGGATTAAAGTATCCTTTCGTGTTCCCCATTAATTGCATTGACTGTGAGGAGCCGCCTGCTAATTTGTCCCCTGTTTTAACTTGTTATATACCTAAATACATACTGTTGTAAATGACCAAAATCTCATATACCAATGCATTTAGTCCACCACTATTATATCTGATTGAATCCATTAAAGATTTAAGTGTGGTTGTTATTTGTATCAGGTGTGTAGGGGCTGGAGAATGTTGGAGCATAAAGTTCACTGACTTTAGTCAGGTGATTTAGTTTATATTGTCTGAATGTAACTTTGCTCTGATTTTCCTCTGTCCTTATGTATGTAGACCTGTCTCTGGTCAGATTTATAACTACAGAGCTCACCAGAGGCTATTTCCTGGAACACAATGAGGCCAAATACACAGAACGCAGAGAGCGGGTGTACACCTGCCTACGTATCCCCAAAGAGCTGGAGAAGGTAAATTCACAAAACATTAACTCtgggaaataataaaatgatgacataaaataaataaatgcttttcactctttctctttataGTTGATGACATTTGGCTTCTTCCTGTGTCTGGACGCCTTTCTCTATGTGTTCACGTTGTTGCCCCTCAGAGTAATTCTGGCCCTTTTACGGCTCCTCACGCTGCCATGCTGTGGCCTCAGGTAAAGTTCACACAGAAGTTAGTCAGCAGATGTTTAAGCAGTTCATCAATTGATCTTTGGCCAAACTGATGATCAGTATTCGATTAATCATTAAAAGCTTTCCCTGTGTATAAGCTTTGTTCAAACAATTGACAATTTGTCTTCATTGAATTGTGTCAGGTATACTTTAACAGGAAATTAAAGCCAGTGCACCATCATTACAAACTAGCTTTTACCAAAGCATTATATACATTAAATCTGCATTTAAGATATTTATCTCTACTGTAGTTCCCCTACTAAAATAGAGTGTATGCTTCTGGATGTGTTTGAACCTCTGTACTAACTACAATTTGAAATTCTTAATCTCATTATCTGTTTAATTTGAATATCTTTGGGCGGATGATCAGAAAAAAACCTGGTGTTCTGCAAAATTCTGATGACCATTCACACACTTTCTTAATTTTATAGCCCAAACaatcaaatatgattgaaaaatatTTGAGAGATTTATTGCAGATGAAAATAGACTTTAGTTTCTGCAGTGGACTGGTACACTTGACAAATCCTCACATATCTGACAAACAGCTTCTCAGGACAGAAACAGCCACTGCACTATTGTTTTTGACCTGCAGAGGGCAGTGGAGCTCTGCCTGACTCAGACAGCATGTGATTTTGAGTACCTTCTTTCCTGTGTGTATTTTAGTGGCTCCCGCCTGCTGCAGCCAGCACAGGTATGTGATGTCCTGAAAGGCTTCATTATGGTGTTGTGTTACTCAATGATGAGCTACGTGGATTACGCCATGATGTACCACCTCATCAGGGGACAGTCTGTCATCAAACTGTACATCATCTACAACATGTTAGAGGTACACCTGCAGAATACATCTTCGAGTTCATAACGCTGATTTTACTGAACTCTGATTCCACTGTAGAGTGAGCCGCCCACTCATTTACTTCCCTTGTTGTGTTGTCAGGTGGCCGATCGCCTGTTCTCCTCATTTGGTCAGGACATCCTGGACGCTCTGTACTGGACGGCCACTGAAcccaaggagaagaagagagcgcACATAGGTGTGATTCCTCACTTCCTCATGGCCGTGCTCTACGTCTGTATCCTCACTGAGAAAGacctgttgttgctgttgagggtttatataaaaaaaaaaaaaacatttagtcagTTAACATGAAAGTAAAGTactttaataatgtttttttctgtactttATTTCTAACAAATAGCTTGTCCAGTTCATTTTAGATAATGAATGGCAGACAGAAGGAAAAAGGATTTGGCCATAGATGACAAACAAGTCTCTTACTTGCCAAATTATTTTAAGGTAGTatctacatatgtatatttagTGTGTCAGCCAGTTTCAGTATAGGTGGTCACTTTTTCTCGGCCTCATTTCTGGAtactgggaggaagtggagatatgtcgtccatctttattgaaGTCTATGATCAGACTGAAAAACACAGTCCAATGTTTTTACTGTAGTCCTCAGTGTGGTTCTTCCTTAACATGTTTGTACCAAGTTCTTCATGCCATCCTCATCATGGTTCAGGCCACAACTCTCAATGTAGCCTTCAACTCCCACAACAAGTCTCTGCTCACCATCATGATGTCAAACAACGTGAGTCTGATGCTCACAGGCATATTAACGCAGTTGAAACTGCATGCAGCGCAGCAGGAGTTCTGGATGCTGTCATGATATTTCTGGCTTTTTCCTTACAGTTTGTGGAGATTAAGGGAAGTGTGTTTAAGAAGTTTGAAAAGAACAACCTCTTCCAGATGTCAAACAGTGGTAAGTGCTTaatgaaatgagaaaagagCCACATGTGTGCCGCACACACCAGCAtttttttgggacattttgtACCTCGGCCTTTAAACTTGGTGATTTAGTGCGAGGAAAATTTATGGAATCAAACTCCGCCGCTGTGAGCACAAAGTAGGTTAATCCTggattgatttgtttgtttcccaCAGACATAAAGGAGAGGTTCACCAACTACATCCTCCTGCTCATCGTTTGTCTGAGAAACATGGAGCAGTTTTCATGGAACCCTGGTAACTAACACAGTGCTGAACAAATACTGAAGCCTTCTTTATCTATGTATGTGAACACATGGGTTTATAGATCCATCATTGGTTCATCCTCGCCTCTTCACTTTCCTTCAGCATTCAAATGTCCCTGACTCATTTAAATTAAGTAATAACTAGTATTGCTTTGAATATTGAAACATTTCTCATGTGTTCGTTCTTAGACCACCTGTGGGTGCTGTTTCCTGATGTAGTCATGGTGATCGCCTCAGAAGTTGCCGTGGATGTTGTCAAGCACGCTTTCATCACCAAATTCAACGACATCAGCGCTGATGTGAGTCCTTTCACCACAGTATTACATAGAGCACTTTCTCAGCTTTGTTATGGTGTGAGTTTTGTATATATTTGACCAGATTTATTGAATTCTAAGTCCTTTTTAAAGTCTTCATCCATGGATGAGGTTTCCTCAGTTAATTAGCCTTTACCTCCTTTTTTCTGAATAAATTTAAAGGCTTTTAGCAGAGTCACATTTATGAGCCAGGTGTAATAAACTTATCACAAATAAGTTGGGATACTTAAAAATTCCATAAATATTCATGTTAGTTGTACATCTTTGACTCTTTGGGACAATTTATATGAAAAGGATTCTGTTTTTAACACCTGTAGaatatctgtatttaaatgaataGGAGACAGTGACAGTGTTCCAGCAATATAAAAACCATGTTGACAGGACATTATTGAAATATTGAGTATATAACCATCTACTCTTGTAAATGTAGAAGGGGAGTGTTAAATGTACTAGGTTTTCTGTATTGACTTCTTCTACCATAGGCCATGAACTTACTAATCATCCCTCGTAAGAAAGTGTAAGTGAGACTGCATCGAAAAAATGTCAGTTAGTAGCTAGTGTTGTCACCTAATAATGAAACtgatttgttttggtgtgtgCTGGACACTGAGCAAACTCTCCACTCATGAAGACAGAGATGCAGTTGAAAGCTCAGGAAAACATGGACCTTGAGTTAGAATTATCATGTCCTACTTTTTCATAGATCACGAAGGAAAGTTGTGGCTCACTTGACTTGAATTGAattcctctgtctccctgtcctGCTCCACTGACCTACACACATTTCTCTTATTCTCACACCGTCCCACTCACACCAGATACTCTGTAGTACTAGAGAAAAACTCACGACCTTGTTTACtacctctccttccctcttgtGTTCTCGCCCTCTTTGATTTCCTTCAAGGAGTTGTAACCACGGTTATGTAATGGAAACCAAAGCCCCAGGAAGGGATTAACCCCTTTATCTCCAAACTGTCAATCCTCATCCCACAAACCTCACTCACCTATAGTTAGCTTTGGACCACTGGTGAAGCTCGTTCTCATTTAATCCATGTTAACTCATTTtagtctttgtctttttacacAAAATTTAACTGATGTTGACTTTGACTCATCTTCACTACCCACATCTTTACTCTTACATTTATCCACTACAACTAATCAACAGATTATTATGAGACTCCAACAGGGAACTTTAGTTTCGGAAACCGTTTATTTGTCACCTCTACTCTTTGTTGTCTGGATACCTTCTGCTCATTCTATGTCATGTGTGCTTGATATGTAGATTGGTCTAATTTGGTTTATGAGGGTTTTGTTACCCTGTGTTTTCCCCCCAGGTATACGGAGAGTACCGAGCCAGCCTTGCCTTTGACCTTGTCAGCAGTCGACAGAAAAATGTGAGCAAAATAAACTTAAGCATCAGCTTTTTCTCAACCAAACTGTAAAACCAATTTCTGACAAACCTTTGAAGTGTTCCCACCAAAGAATAAACTGATTTATCAAGGTTCTCTCCATCCATACGTCCGTCCCCTTCTCTTTAAACGCAATATTTCAAAAGAGCTCAgtgcatatgaataaaaatggTAGAATACACTTCATACTGTTACATTAAATGACTTCACTACATCTGGACAGAAATGGATGTAAACTGTAACTTGACTGGTTGGTTGATTTGTTCCCCACTGTGGCCAAATATAACTGGAGATACTGAAGGAATAGTTAACATGGTACAAACTAATTGTAGACAAATTAATTTGAATCCATGGTCAGACCACCACACTTTTCTCTCCACTGGagattttttactttattaattATTAGATTAAATCATAAGCTAAATATATTTAGTCTCAGACTGAACATTTGACAGTGTTAAGGATATGTCCACTTATATTTCCTTATTAGATGATGattgaatgtaaaaatgttgGACCAATACATTGGTTGAAAAAGTAGAATAAAACTGcttttgatgtttttctgttctcAGGCTTACACAGACTACAGTGACTCTGTGTCCAGGAGAATGGGCTTTATCCCGCTTCCCTTAGCTCTGCTGGTCAGTCACTCTCTATGAAGAACCTTTGCCATTAACACAGTGTTCATTGTACACAGTTTAAATCTaaggtttgtgtttttccccAGTTGATCAGAGTAGTAACAAGCTCAGTGAAAATCCAGGGGTCACTctcctttatgtgtgtgttgctgttttacTTGGGGTAAGAGTCAGTTTGTCTTTTCCAAGTTGTTAACAAGCATTCAAAGTTTTATTAGTTCTGCATttcatgtcatgtttgtgtgtttgttaacaggATGATCACTCTCAAAGTGCTCAACAGTATTGTTCTGCTCGGAAcgtcttgtgtgtttgtcaaagaGGCTAATATGGAAGAAAAGCTCTTCGACCCTCCACCTTCTGCCGTCTCCAGCCGAGTAAACTCCAGAGCTAACCGCACCAAACACGTTCACACGTCACCACAGCAAGGTAACAATCAGTgtacctctttctctctttgttgctTAATTGTACATTAAATAGCAACTTAATAACTGGATTTAGCCTGAACATGCTCCCTTCAAGATGTGCGTTCAAACCTGATTTATCCACAACCACTGACCATTGTTGCTCCACCGTCCCCTTTGTCTTGCCAGTCAACACGTTGCAGCTGTTTGTGGCAAAACAGATAATCCACTGTTTCAAAAACTATTCATTGTCAGGCTACTCCTTAAGTTTCTCATTAAATTAAACTCTGTCTCCCTCAAATACAGAATCCACTGCAGACAAAGGAGGAACACCTCTGGCATCAGACAATTCTCAGCCCAACACCACTGCTGAGAGCTCTGCCCCCACCATTCCCAAGAGCGACTCAGACACATTCCTGACGACGCCTGACGAAGAGGATGATGACAAGATCATCAACACTGACACAGGACTGGAAGGAGATGGACTCAAAGCCAGAACGCCCAAGAAAGACTTGCTAGAGATAGACCGCTTCACCATCTGTGGCAACAGAATAGACTGACGGCCACAGGAACAAGCCAGTGTCCTGGAAACACAGCAAGGTTCAGGGATCAGACACGGGTCATGGAGCGTGCTCAGAGCGGACTTATCCTTGTGCACCTGACCGCAggagtatttatttatttattactgaAAAAAACCAGCCAAGGCATCAAGCTGTTACTACAAGCAACAGAGGCTGCTTCAGATGTTTCCAGCTGGTCCAGTTCCATTTCAGGTAGACTCTGAGTATGAGTCGCAGTCGTCAGGGCAACCTGCAGAAATGGTCATTGGTGACGGCAATGCAGAAAAGTGGCGTACACAGCTGGAGCGcagcaccagtgtgtgtgtgtgtgatggtagAGACGTGACAGCTGGACTGTGCGAGTGTGTTCAAaagcacaattaaaaaaatatggcGAGGAGTCGTTTTTAGACAGAACAAAAAACGTGtcaatttttcaatttttttattttcagatgtttcacaaataataatatttcaaatgaaGTTTTTATGAAAAATCTTAGACCTTCTTCCTAAAATCAACCGTGTTTAGCTACAGGATTAAGACTCATcgtcacaaaaacacatcaatcaATCATAAAATCTGCAGACACCAACACTTTTATTTAACTGAGTTTTTGTGATGAGCTCATATGTTCAACACGATGAATATGGCAGCAGTGACAGCACCTTCAGGTCAAACAGTTTGGACACAGTCAAAAGTATGGAGGTTTTAGTGTCATGACATTTGTGTTGATATTGTTACATCAAAGCACTGATGCTAAACAGTGCCTGATTGTTAAGACTGAAGTGTTATTTGAAGTGATCGCCAAGCCAGACGGGTTCAGcagatatttctttttaaagtgattttaaaagCTTTCCTGTACAGTACGTGTATACACTCATCGTTCAAGCATGCAGCCTCAGATTATCATTTCATCAACATTGGCTTATAGCAATTTTTACATTGGAAACTGTGAACTACGGAAATGTCTCAGTGAAGTGTGACTGTGTGCTTGGTCTCATTTTAACTTCATGGTGTGTGACACCAGCATCAACTGaacatat
This is a stretch of genomic DNA from Paralichthys olivaceus isolate ysfri-2021 chromosome 8, ASM2471397v2, whole genome shotgun sequence. It encodes these proteins:
- the tapt1b gene encoding transmembrane anterior posterior transformation protein 1 homolog, which encodes MAESLSTGPGEEKEDRERDGRAAAAEKSTTTDGSAETRGSRDENGGSAGKRRNLSDLSLVRFITTELTRGYFLEHNEAKYTERRERVYTCLRIPKELEKLMTFGFFLCLDAFLYVFTLLPLRVILALLRLLTLPCCGLSGSRLLQPAQVCDVLKGFIMVLCYSMMSYVDYAMMYHLIRGQSVIKLYIIYNMLEVADRLFSSFGQDILDALYWTATEPKEKKRAHIGVIPHFLMAVLYVFLHAILIMVQATTLNVAFNSHNKSLLTIMMSNNFVEIKGSVFKKFEKNNLFQMSNSDIKERFTNYILLLIVCLRNMEQFSWNPDHLWVLFPDVVMVIASEVAVDVVKHAFITKFNDISADVYGEYRASLAFDLVSSRQKNAYTDYSDSVSRRMGFIPLPLALLLIRVVTSSVKIQGSLSFMCVLLFYLGMITLKVLNSIVLLGTSCVFVKEANMEEKLFDPPPSAVSSRVNSRANRTKHVHTSPQQESTADKGGTPLASDNSQPNTTAESSAPTIPKSDSDTFLTTPDEEDDDKIINTDTGLEGDGLKARTPKKDLLEIDRFTICGNRID